The Algoriphagus sanaruensis genome window below encodes:
- the pta gene encoding phosphate acetyltransferase: protein MNNAIYLTTTEPFSGKSIYALGLMNLLASKTDKLAYFKPIISGGKKEKDRRLELLKEHFNLSQEYEEMYAFTRKKAFKEINRGNESELIDAIIEKFKKLQENYDFVVVEGTDFTELNNVEFDGNISIAKNLGIPVALILNGDKRTPSEVLDMALAAVHSFHNHGVQILTLVANKLMEDKVEDVKRRLEAILPAEILITGIPVHAELSNPTMAEIMESLGANLIFGGNLLTNRVDHSIVGAMQLHNFLTRLGQNTLVVTPGDRGDIIIGALQANVSRNFGKVAGIIVSGGMHPEPSIVKLIEGLETIVPILQVDEGTFMVVTKVNQIRARIAAGDKEKIALAIRLFETWVDEKALNDRLVAFHTDTLTPRMFQYQLVKRAKSSKKHIVLPEGEEDRILIAADMLVRQNVVELTLLGNLEVMETNAKRLNLSLDFSKIQVEDPATSPRLETYSQALYELRKSKGMTPNTARDLMHDVSYFGTMMVYKGDAEGMVSGAVHTTQHTIRPALQFVKTKPGNSTVSSVFFMCLPSRVAVFGDCAVVPNPSSEQLADIAISSAESAKMLGIDPKIAMLSYSSGTSGEGEEVEKVRKAAEMVKARRPDLKVEGPIQYDAAVDPEVGKKKMPNSVVAGQASVLIFPDLNTGNNTYKAVQRETGAIAIGPMLQGLNKPVNDLSRGCTVVDVFNTVVITAIQAQEG, encoded by the coding sequence ATGAATAATGCCATTTACCTCACCACCACAGAGCCGTTTTCTGGAAAATCCATCTATGCCTTGGGCCTGATGAATTTACTGGCTTCCAAAACAGACAAGTTAGCCTATTTCAAACCCATCATTTCAGGAGGGAAAAAGGAAAAAGACCGACGTTTGGAGTTGCTCAAGGAGCATTTTAACCTTTCTCAGGAGTATGAGGAAATGTATGCATTTACCCGAAAGAAGGCTTTCAAGGAAATCAATCGAGGAAATGAGTCCGAATTGATTGATGCCATCATCGAGAAGTTTAAAAAGCTTCAGGAAAACTATGACTTCGTGGTCGTGGAGGGGACTGATTTCACAGAACTCAACAATGTGGAATTTGACGGGAATATTTCCATTGCCAAAAACTTGGGAATTCCAGTTGCCTTGATTTTGAATGGCGATAAGCGGACTCCCTCCGAAGTTTTGGATATGGCTTTGGCTGCTGTACATAGTTTCCACAATCATGGAGTTCAGATTTTGACCTTAGTCGCCAATAAGTTGATGGAGGATAAAGTGGAGGATGTGAAACGGAGGTTGGAGGCTATTCTTCCAGCAGAAATTCTGATCACCGGAATCCCTGTTCATGCCGAGTTGAGCAATCCAACGATGGCAGAAATCATGGAGTCCTTGGGTGCTAACCTGATTTTTGGCGGAAATCTCCTGACCAATCGAGTGGATCATTCCATTGTCGGGGCGATGCAGTTGCATAATTTTCTCACTCGGCTTGGGCAAAATACCTTGGTAGTGACTCCAGGCGACCGAGGAGATATCATTATTGGAGCCCTGCAAGCGAATGTTTCTCGGAACTTTGGAAAAGTAGCAGGAATCATTGTTTCTGGCGGCATGCACCCAGAGCCATCGATCGTCAAGTTGATCGAGGGCCTGGAGACAATCGTGCCGATCTTGCAAGTTGACGAAGGGACTTTTATGGTTGTAACCAAAGTCAATCAAATCAGAGCCAGGATCGCCGCAGGAGATAAGGAAAAGATCGCTTTAGCCATTCGACTATTCGAAACTTGGGTGGATGAAAAAGCCCTTAACGATCGCTTGGTTGCTTTCCATACCGATACGTTGACACCTAGAATGTTTCAGTATCAGTTGGTCAAGCGAGCGAAATCCTCCAAAAAACACATCGTGCTCCCAGAGGGAGAGGAAGATCGAATTTTGATTGCAGCAGATATGCTGGTGCGCCAAAATGTGGTTGAATTGACACTTTTGGGTAACCTAGAGGTCATGGAGACCAATGCGAAGCGATTGAACTTATCGCTCGATTTCTCCAAAATTCAAGTCGAAGATCCAGCGACTTCCCCACGTTTGGAAACCTACTCCCAAGCCCTTTACGAACTTCGAAAAAGTAAGGGGATGACTCCCAATACTGCTCGGGACTTGATGCATGATGTTTCCTATTTTGGTACCATGATGGTGTACAAAGGAGATGCTGAAGGGATGGTTTCCGGAGCAGTTCACACCACCCAGCATACCATTCGTCCAGCCTTGCAGTTTGTGAAAACCAAGCCTGGAAACTCTACCGTTTCTTCGGTGTTCTTTATGTGTTTACCCAGTCGTGTGGCTGTATTTGGAGATTGCGCCGTAGTGCCTAATCCTTCTTCCGAACAACTCGCAGATATTGCGATTTCCTCTGCGGAATCCGCCAAAATGCTGGGAATTGACCCTAAAATCGCCATGCTTTCGTATTCCTCAGGAACTTCCGGTGAGGGAGAAGAGGTGGAAAAAGTCAGAAAAGCGGCAGAGATGGTGAAGGCTAGAAGACCAGATTTGAAGGTTGAGGGCCCAATTCAATATGATGCGGCAGTTGATCCCGAGGTAGGCAAAAAGAAAATGCCGAATTCGGTAGTTGCCGGTCAGGCCAGCGTATTGATTTTTCCCGACCTCAATACCGGAAATAATACTTACAAGGCGGTGCAGCGGGAAACAGGTGCCATCGCTATCGGTCCTATGCTCCAAGGTTTGAATAAACCGGTAAATGATTTAAGCCGGGGTTGTACCGTGGTTGACGTGTTTAATACCGTAGTAATTACGGCGATACAAGCGCAAGAAGGATGA
- a CDS encoding acetate/propionate family kinase — protein MNVFVINSGSSSIKYQLISMPEAKVLCSGLVDRIGQEGSKVEHKSFLPQGEVKKVLEIPVPHHSVGLTEVASLLTNAEVGVISDPSQVEVVGHRVVHGGEKFASTQVITPEIKAKIKALFPLAPLHNPANYLGIEVAESIFPHARQIAVFDTAFHQSMPAQAYRMSIPNDLYVNHGIRAYGFHGTSHKYVSERAGEYLQKSDSKVITIHLGNGCSMAAVEGGKCMDTSMGLGPMNGLIMGTRAGDIDQSVIFYLVRELGYSLDEVNNLLNKKSGMLGLTGFSDMRDIGKLYHQGQPEAILAYQLYAYRIKKYIGSFAAAMNGLDAIVFTGGVGENDQLTRTFVCEKMDFLGIQLDPEKNKLPNTGLRAIQTDASSVQILVIPTNEELEIARQCFGIED, from the coding sequence ATGAACGTCTTCGTTATCAATTCTGGCAGTAGCTCAATCAAGTACCAACTCATTTCCATGCCTGAGGCAAAAGTCCTTTGTTCGGGGCTCGTGGATCGGATTGGGCAGGAAGGTTCCAAGGTGGAGCACAAGTCATTTTTACCACAGGGAGAAGTGAAAAAGGTGTTGGAAATTCCTGTTCCCCATCATTCGGTAGGATTGACAGAAGTTGCCAGTTTGTTGACTAATGCAGAGGTGGGCGTAATTTCCGATCCTTCACAGGTGGAGGTGGTCGGGCATCGGGTGGTGCATGGAGGAGAAAAATTCGCTTCCACCCAAGTCATTACTCCAGAGATCAAGGCCAAAATCAAGGCCCTTTTCCCCTTAGCCCCATTGCACAATCCCGCTAATTACCTGGGAATAGAGGTGGCGGAAAGTATTTTTCCTCATGCCCGACAGATCGCGGTGTTTGATACGGCTTTCCACCAAAGCATGCCTGCACAGGCCTATCGAATGTCAATTCCGAATGACCTGTATGTTAACCATGGCATTCGGGCCTATGGATTCCACGGCACGAGTCATAAGTATGTCAGTGAGCGGGCAGGGGAGTATTTGCAGAAGTCTGACTCCAAAGTCATCACCATCCACCTCGGTAATGGCTGTAGCATGGCCGCAGTGGAAGGAGGAAAATGCATGGATACGAGTATGGGATTAGGTCCTATGAACGGGCTGATCATGGGGACACGAGCGGGAGATATCGATCAGTCAGTGATTTTTTACTTGGTGCGCGAACTCGGCTATTCCCTGGATGAGGTGAACAACTTACTGAATAAAAAGAGCGGAATGCTCGGTTTGACCGGGTTCAGCGATATGCGGGATATCGGCAAACTCTATCATCAAGGACAGCCCGAAGCTATTTTGGCCTATCAGCTGTATGCCTATCGGATCAAAAAGTACATTGGTTCCTTCGCTGCGGCGATGAATGGACTGGATGCAATCGTCTTCACTGGAGGAGTTGGAGAGAATGACCAACTTACCCGAACATTTGTCTGTGAGAAGATGGACTTTCTTGGCATCCAGCTCGATCCGGAAAAGAACAAACTGCCCAATACAGGCCTTCGTGCGATTCAAACTGACGCTTCATCCGTACAGATTTTGGTGATTCCAACCAATGAAGAGTTGGAGATAGCGAGGCAGTGCTTCGGGATAGAGGATTAA
- a CDS encoding YdeI/OmpD-associated family protein, with the protein MIQTDNFQKVEVTSQEELRHWLEQHHQQEESVWLVTYLKAVPEKYLSREEVLDELICFGWIDGIRRKLDERRTMQLISPRRVQHWAKSYKDCAAKLIEMGKMHEVGFRSIEYSKQVGLWDFMEDVDRLEVPQDLQDGLEKVPGASDFFHRINDSSKRFVLCWLKLAKTEKTRKARIQQLAELSGKGEKLKGS; encoded by the coding sequence ATGATCCAAACCGACAATTTCCAGAAAGTGGAAGTCACTTCCCAGGAAGAATTACGGCACTGGTTGGAGCAACATCATCAACAAGAAGAATCGGTTTGGTTGGTTACCTATTTGAAAGCAGTTCCTGAAAAGTATCTCTCAAGGGAAGAGGTCTTGGATGAATTGATCTGCTTTGGCTGGATCGATGGCATCCGAAGAAAGCTGGACGAGCGTCGGACGATGCAGCTGATATCTCCTCGAAGAGTACAGCACTGGGCCAAAAGCTATAAAGATTGTGCGGCCAAGTTGATCGAAATGGGAAAGATGCATGAAGTCGGTTTTCGCTCGATTGAGTACTCCAAGCAAGTCGGTCTTTGGGATTTTATGGAAGATGTGGACCGATTGGAAGTTCCTCAGGACCTACAGGACGGACTGGAAAAGGTGCCTGGAGCCAGTGATTTTTTTCATCGCATCAATGACTCCAGTAAGCGCTTTGTCCTCTGCTGGCTCAAACTCGCCAAAACCGAAAAGACCCGAAAGGCCAGAATCCAACAGCTTGCAGAGTTGTCAGGAAAAGGGGAAAAATTGAAAGGGAGCTGA
- a CDS encoding VOC family protein: MLQTTPFLLFDGNCRQAMSFYQECLGGELTLTRVGDTPMKAQFPEEKHDRIIYAHLKNNQIEFSATDWMASPMLEPKPGNTFSIYLTGERYEELKPVFDRLAVGADRETRLFMELNNAPFGVYGQLTDQFGVSWIFRGMSQVG, encoded by the coding sequence ATGCTCCAAACCACCCCATTTCTACTATTTGACGGAAACTGCCGACAAGCCATGAGTTTTTACCAGGAATGTCTGGGGGGCGAACTCACCCTCACCCGTGTGGGAGATACACCGATGAAGGCTCAGTTTCCTGAGGAAAAACACGATCGGATCATCTACGCCCACTTGAAAAACAACCAGATTGAGTTTTCAGCTACCGACTGGATGGCCTCTCCCATGCTGGAACCCAAACCCGGAAATACCTTCAGCATCTACCTCACGGGCGAGAGGTACGAGGAGTTGAAGCCTGTGTTTGACCGATTGGCAGTGGGGGCTGATCGGGAAACTCGACTTTTTATGGAGCTTAACAATGCTCCCTTTGGCGTTTATGGACAATTGACCGATCAATTTGGGGTGTCGTGGATATTCAGAGGAATGAGTCAGGTTGGATAG
- a CDS encoding M20/M25/M40 family metallo-hydrolase, which produces MKFTLLALACFLLSFSGFAQVKTSEVSSHYRSEIQELSGKPSVQAAFAEIDRLNPQGLQELILLTEIPAPPFMETARGKKYQEMLEEAGGVQVWMDSIGNVLALRKGTVGERTVALDGHLDTVFPEGTDVKVKTKGDTLFAPGIGDNTRGLVVVLTVLRALEKAKIQTKDNILFVATVGEEGNGDLRGVKYLIDQGDVKIDSWISIDSDEPGGISNQGTGSIRYKVTVSGPGGHSWSDFGLVNPHHALGKMINYFSDAAAQFSEIAKTKTSFNVGKIGGGTSVNSIPFESWMEVDMRSEDDQSLSTMDSIFKVSMEKGLSEYNSNRKTSPVLTLQVERIGFRPSGKTPEQSPLVQRSMAAVQSFGIQPSLFIMSGNANWPISKGIPAVTLSWGGKGDNAHALDEWWLDEKGTDAIKLALLTVVAEAGLDN; this is translated from the coding sequence ATGAAGTTTACTCTCCTTGCCTTAGCTTGTTTCCTCTTGAGCTTTTCTGGGTTTGCCCAGGTAAAAACATCCGAAGTGAGTTCCCACTATCGCTCCGAAATCCAGGAGCTTTCCGGAAAGCCTTCTGTTCAGGCTGCTTTTGCCGAAATCGACCGACTGAATCCTCAAGGATTGCAAGAATTGATCCTGCTCACGGAAATCCCGGCGCCACCCTTTATGGAAACTGCCCGAGGGAAAAAGTACCAAGAGATGCTGGAGGAAGCCGGAGGAGTCCAAGTTTGGATGGACAGCATCGGCAATGTGCTGGCGCTTCGCAAAGGGACGGTCGGGGAACGAACGGTGGCGCTGGACGGGCACTTGGATACCGTATTTCCGGAAGGAACTGACGTCAAGGTGAAAACCAAAGGCGATACACTTTTTGCTCCGGGAATCGGGGACAATACCCGCGGGCTGGTGGTGGTGCTCACGGTCCTAAGAGCCCTAGAAAAAGCCAAAATCCAGACCAAGGACAACATTCTATTTGTGGCCACGGTTGGGGAAGAGGGAAACGGCGACCTACGCGGCGTGAAGTATCTGATTGATCAAGGAGATGTGAAAATCGATTCCTGGATTTCCATAGATTCAGATGAACCGGGCGGAATTTCCAACCAAGGCACCGGCTCTATCCGCTACAAAGTAACTGTTTCTGGTCCGGGAGGCCATTCCTGGAGTGATTTTGGCTTAGTCAATCCCCACCATGCTTTGGGAAAAATGATCAATTACTTCTCCGATGCCGCAGCTCAGTTTTCAGAAATAGCCAAAACCAAGACCAGTTTCAATGTCGGGAAAATAGGCGGTGGCACCTCTGTCAATTCGATTCCATTTGAATCTTGGATGGAAGTGGACATGCGTTCGGAAGACGATCAAAGTCTCAGCACCATGGATTCCATTTTCAAGGTCTCAATGGAAAAAGGACTTTCAGAATACAACAGCAACCGAAAGACCAGCCCAGTGCTTACTCTACAAGTGGAACGAATCGGATTTAGACCTTCGGGAAAAACCCCCGAGCAATCCCCTTTGGTCCAGCGGTCAATGGCTGCTGTTCAGTCTTTTGGGATACAACCTAGCCTATTTATCATGTCCGGAAATGCGAATTGGCCTATTTCCAAAGGGATCCCTGCCGTGACTTTAAGTTGGGGCGGAAAAGGAGACAATGCCCACGCACTGGACGAATGGTGGTTGGATGAGAAAGGAACCGATGCGATTAAACTTGCCTTGCTCACGGTGGTGGCAGAAGCAGGACTCGACAATTAA
- a CDS encoding REP-associated tyrosine transposase: MGEAYQIRDQEMPYFLTFQVVGWADVFTRKVYRDLILENLSFCRLEKGLYLYGYVIMSNHIHLVVQQKEGKLSDWVRDFKKFTSKKLLKLVLENPQESRREWMKMIFEYHAKFNKRSGDLQFWTHDNHAIELYEPKMIESRMTYIHQNPVRAGIVEKEEDYLYSSPRNYSGLKSLIEVDYW; this comes from the coding sequence ATGGGAGAGGCCTATCAGATACGGGATCAAGAAATGCCCTATTTCCTTACTTTTCAGGTGGTGGGTTGGGCAGATGTTTTTACCCGAAAAGTATATCGGGATTTGATTTTGGAGAACCTTTCTTTTTGTCGCTTAGAAAAAGGCTTATACTTATACGGCTATGTTATCATGAGCAATCATATCCATTTGGTCGTTCAGCAAAAGGAAGGTAAGCTTTCGGATTGGGTACGGGATTTCAAAAAGTTTACAAGCAAAAAATTATTGAAATTGGTTCTAGAAAATCCACAAGAAAGCAGGCGAGAATGGATGAAAATGATTTTTGAGTACCATGCTAAATTTAATAAGCGATCAGGTGATTTGCAGTTTTGGACTCATGACAACCATGCGATTGAATTATATGAGCCAAAAATGATTGAGAGTAGGATGACCTACATCCATCAAAATCCTGTCAGAGCAGGAATTGTCGAAAAGGAGGAAGATTATTTATACTCGAGTCCCAGGAATTATTCTGGTTTGAAGAGTTTGATTGAAGTTGATTATTGGTAA
- a CDS encoding carbon-nitrogen hydrolase family protein, with translation MKISIAQTRPIKGDISANIDNHIKFIELASSLKATSIFFPELSLTSYEPELAKTLATTQDDKRLDSFQKISDTKKITIGLGIPTIAETGIKISMVIFQPDKPRITYSKQQLHSDEFPYFISGDEQVILNLDNKKVAPAICFESLQPNHSDTVNKLGAEIYLASVAKSQNGIYKALAHYPEVAKKYSMPVLMSNCVGFCDNFLSVGHSSVWTEKGQLAGQLDDQSEGIIVFDTDTKEVIKQTL, from the coding sequence ATGAAAATAAGTATCGCACAGACAAGACCAATCAAAGGCGACATTTCAGCAAACATTGACAATCATATAAAATTTATTGAGCTTGCTTCGTCATTAAAAGCAACTTCAATTTTCTTTCCTGAGCTTTCATTGACAAGTTACGAACCTGAACTTGCAAAAACCTTAGCAACAACCCAAGACGATAAAAGACTTGATAGCTTTCAAAAAATTAGCGACACAAAAAAAATAACAATTGGACTTGGCATTCCGACAATAGCAGAAACAGGAATTAAAATCAGTATGGTTATTTTTCAACCCGACAAACCAAGGATTACTTATTCAAAACAACAACTTCATTCAGATGAATTTCCATATTTTATAAGTGGGGATGAACAAGTCATTCTAAACTTAGACAACAAGAAAGTTGCTCCAGCTATATGCTTTGAAAGTTTGCAGCCAAACCATTCTGATACTGTGAATAAACTTGGAGCGGAGATTTATTTAGCAAGTGTGGCAAAATCCCAAAATGGAATTTATAAAGCATTAGCACATTATCCAGAAGTGGCGAAAAAATATTCAATGCCAGTATTAATGTCAAACTGTGTTGGCTTCTGCGACAATTTTTTAAGTGTTGGGCATAGTTCTGTTTGGACAGAAAAAGGTCAATTAGCTGGGCAACTTGACGACCAAAGCGAAGGAATAATTGTATTTGACACTGATACAAAAGAGGTTATTAAACAGACACTATGA